Proteins from a genomic interval of Pseudomonas asplenii:
- a CDS encoding ATP-binding protein, translating into MNIPPNRRILLVDDTPSIHDDFRKILLPAQDESPDLDLMEAALFGHETKARSSPSFELDSAYGGQEGLSLIEQALAAERPYALAFVDMRMPQGWDGVETIEHLWQADPLLQIVVCTAYTDYSWEDLLERLQGHDRLLILKKPFDNIEVQQLANTLTTKWEMTRRANLQMHHLEDLVEQRTQALTQASLALQHEIDERKQLESQLVQSEKLASLGQLAAGVAHEINNPIGFIGSNLGTLDGYFNQLREMLDAYRSAEEGITSPELLGHLQAVRDRIELDFLKDDIPLLIKESKDGIARVGQIVKDLKNFSRVDSNQEWQWSNLQQGIDSTLNIVANEIKYKADVIKDYAELPEVECLPSQINQVIMNLVVNAAQAMGPERGTISLRGGRVGEKVWLEVADNGSGMPPQTLQKIFDPFFTTKPVGKGTGLGLSLSYGIVQKHAGQITVNSEVGVGTTFRIELPIRQNKAAS; encoded by the coding sequence ATGAACATACCGCCGAACCGCCGCATCCTGCTGGTGGACGATACGCCGTCGATCCACGACGACTTTCGCAAGATATTGCTGCCGGCCCAGGACGAGAGCCCGGACCTCGACCTGATGGAGGCGGCGCTGTTCGGCCACGAGACCAAGGCCCGCAGCAGCCCGTCTTTCGAGCTCGACTCCGCCTATGGCGGACAGGAAGGCCTGTCGTTGATCGAGCAGGCCCTGGCCGCCGAACGCCCCTATGCCCTGGCCTTCGTCGACATGCGCATGCCCCAGGGCTGGGATGGCGTCGAGACCATCGAACACCTGTGGCAAGCCGATCCGCTGCTGCAGATCGTGGTGTGTACCGCCTACACCGACTACTCCTGGGAAGACCTGCTGGAGCGCCTGCAGGGGCATGACCGGCTGTTGATCCTGAAAAAACCCTTCGACAATATCGAGGTCCAGCAACTGGCCAATACCTTGACCACCAAATGGGAGATGACCCGCCGTGCCAACCTGCAAATGCATCACCTTGAGGATCTGGTCGAACAGCGCACCCAGGCACTGACCCAGGCGAGTCTGGCCTTGCAGCATGAAATCGATGAACGCAAGCAACTCGAAAGCCAGCTGGTGCAATCGGAGAAACTCGCCTCCCTGGGCCAACTGGCCGCCGGGGTAGCCCATGAAATCAACAACCCGATTGGCTTCATCGGCTCCAACCTCGGTACCCTCGACGGCTATTTCAACCAGTTGCGGGAAATGCTCGATGCCTACCGCAGCGCCGAGGAAGGCATCACCTCGCCCGAACTGCTCGGACACCTGCAGGCGGTGCGCGACAGGATCGAGCTGGACTTCCTCAAGGACGACATACCGCTGCTGATCAAGGAATCAAAGGACGGCATTGCCCGGGTCGGGCAGATCGTCAAGGACCTGAAAAACTTCTCCCGGGTCGACTCGAACCAGGAGTGGCAGTGGAGCAATCTGCAGCAAGGCATCGATTCAACCCTGAACATCGTTGCCAACGAAATCAAGTACAAGGCCGATGTGATCAAGGACTACGCCGAACTGCCGGAAGTCGAATGCCTGCCCTCACAGATCAACCAGGTGATCATGAACCTGGTGGTCAACGCCGCCCAGGCCATGGGGCCGGAACGCGGTACCATCAGCCTGCGCGGCGGCAGGGTGGGAGAGAAGGTCTGGCTGGAGGTGGCCGACAACGGCTCGGGCATGCCCCCCCAGACCCTGCAGAAAATCTTCGATCCGTTCTTCACCACCAAACCGGTCGGCAAGGGCACGGGGCTGGGATTGTCGCTGTCCTACGGCATCGTGCAAAAACATGCCGGGCAGATCACGGTCAATAGCGAGGTAGGAGTCGGTACGACGTTCAGGATAGAGTTGCCTATCCGTCAGAACAAAGCCGCCTCCTGA
- a CDS encoding MAC/perforin domain-containing protein: MNDKMDITGALQATDYPELNGDLGYGRNRRIAGRTTNEPVFDPASGITRHTDTRREEHSSLFKSVLDYRRQTKAEFNATASYGAFSAEFHLSFENRYTSRQDNTAALRTLRVVFGGAKLKSTSAATLSSKFKEEVERLPKKFTPKDANKFYRFFDMFGTDVVTEIKLGGNLYFHTLVQKSKVTNFEKIKASLEAEYGAFFKADGSIEDTVERKEYRKSREASVTTEGGDNNILSNALFTQPNKYNKDTNEWITSVGKKPIVVEREFTDIYKFIADDEQRAATEKALDNYLGRYLSVHSTWQYSSLTVGRMKQQERSAGAVGNPAIKVRVIDRNTLEGREEYFTAPVIGSAASEINQFWNTFKSRVESMGLEHAIVLLATEFWPRESRYSPPDHIIDFLKHRCGGSEATLHRWRDDSRRCVPCPYAGISYGLIGYGNGAHHDQGKDVYVIGFGDPQSTLRPELEIFADLYTTEDDTAKFVCNDSFEGEAISFLKFSSHHWNTWQIAADPQVPERVTLVDNSVGDASKVLWYAQPAGPKYDMQPFYLINALTCGVLQWNSGGAAQEKEVVLKPFAPNLDINLWDLRYPYIMSLSYQPNWDLRAFEDRRVVVASYRSRDTELRWSENKVSCVL; the protein is encoded by the coding sequence ATGAATGACAAAATGGACATAACAGGCGCCCTCCAAGCCACGGATTACCCGGAGCTCAACGGCGATCTCGGCTATGGTCGAAACCGCCGCATCGCGGGCCGAACAACGAATGAGCCCGTATTTGATCCTGCATCCGGCATTACGCGGCATACGGATACACGACGCGAAGAACACTCATCGCTCTTCAAGTCGGTGCTGGATTATCGCCGCCAAACAAAAGCCGAATTCAACGCCACTGCCAGCTATGGTGCATTCTCTGCCGAATTCCACCTCAGCTTTGAAAATAGATATACCTCCCGCCAAGACAATACGGCCGCTTTGCGGACACTGCGTGTCGTCTTCGGCGGCGCGAAGCTCAAATCGACCTCGGCCGCGACGCTCTCAAGCAAGTTCAAGGAAGAAGTCGAACGTCTACCCAAGAAGTTCACCCCAAAGGACGCAAACAAGTTCTATAGGTTCTTCGACATGTTCGGAACCGATGTGGTGACCGAGATCAAGCTGGGAGGCAACCTGTATTTCCACACCCTGGTGCAGAAATCCAAAGTGACGAATTTCGAAAAAATCAAGGCCTCGCTGGAGGCCGAGTACGGCGCCTTCTTCAAGGCTGATGGTTCGATCGAAGATACGGTCGAGCGCAAGGAATACCGGAAAAGTCGCGAAGCCTCGGTCACCACTGAAGGTGGCGACAACAATATTCTCTCCAACGCCCTCTTCACGCAACCGAACAAGTACAACAAAGATACGAACGAATGGATTACTTCCGTCGGAAAAAAACCGATCGTCGTGGAACGGGAATTCACCGATATCTACAAATTCATTGCCGACGACGAGCAGCGCGCCGCGACAGAGAAGGCCTTGGATAACTATCTCGGTCGTTATCTGAGTGTCCATTCGACCTGGCAATACAGCAGCCTGACCGTCGGCCGCATGAAGCAACAAGAGCGGTCAGCCGGTGCCGTCGGCAATCCCGCTATCAAGGTGCGCGTGATCGACCGCAACACGCTGGAGGGACGTGAAGAATATTTCACGGCCCCCGTTATCGGTAGCGCCGCGTCCGAAATCAACCAGTTCTGGAATACGTTCAAGTCCCGTGTCGAGTCCATGGGACTGGAGCACGCCATCGTACTGCTCGCGACGGAATTCTGGCCGCGTGAAAGTCGCTACAGCCCACCGGATCACATCATCGATTTCCTGAAACATCGATGCGGTGGCTCGGAGGCAACACTGCATCGCTGGCGCGATGACTCCCGTCGCTGCGTGCCATGCCCCTATGCTGGCATCAGCTATGGGCTGATCGGCTACGGCAACGGCGCGCACCATGACCAGGGCAAGGATGTCTATGTGATCGGTTTCGGTGATCCGCAGAGTACGTTGCGGCCGGAACTTGAGATTTTCGCCGACCTCTATACCACTGAAGACGACACGGCAAAGTTCGTTTGCAATGACAGCTTCGAGGGGGAAGCGATCTCCTTCCTGAAGTTCAGCAGCCACCATTGGAACACATGGCAGATCGCCGCCGACCCGCAAGTTCCAGAGCGAGTCACCCTGGTAGACAATAGCGTGGGCGATGCCTCAAAAGTACTGTGGTATGCGCAGCCGGCGGGGCCAAAATACGACATGCAACCTTTCTATCTGATCAACGCCCTGACCTGCGGCGTTCTGCAATGGAACAGCGGCGGCGCAGCCCAGGAGAAGGAAGTAGTACTGAAGCCCTTCGCCCCCAATCTCGACATCAACCTCTGGGACCTGCGCTACCCCTACATCATGAGCCTGTCCTATCAACCGAATTGGGACCTGCGTGCCTTTGAAGATCGCCGCGTGGTCGTGGCGTCGTACCGTAGCCGGGATACGGAACTGCGCTGGTCGGAAAATAAAGTCAGTTGTGTGCTCTGA
- a CDS encoding FMN-binding glutamate synthase family protein, protein MSLSLLSRYAFFVCCVLFTLATLPFINQHEWLWPFTLVVGFLSLLGVFDLLQSRHAVRRNYPILGNIRYLIEGIRPEIRQYLLEADDEATPFSRAQRALVYARAKSEASDKPFGTLMNVYQTGYEFISHSMRPAPLSDPESFRVEVGGPQCTQPYSASVFNVSAMSFGSLSANAIRALNKGARMGNFSHDTGEGSISPYHREHGGDLVWELGSGYFGCRTSDGQFDAQKFAKQASDPQVKMIEIKLSQGAKPGHGGILPKHKVTQEIATTRGVPMGEDCISPSRHSSFNTPLELMQFIAQLRELCGGKPVGFKLCLGHPWEFMGIAKAMLETGILPDFIVVDGAEGGTGAAPVEFTDHLGVPMREGLLFVHNTLVGINLRDKIKIGASGKIISAFDIASVLAIGADWTNAARGFMFAIGCIQSQSCHTNKCPTGVATQDPLRQRALVVEDKATRVYNFHRSTLKALAEMLAAAGLSHPSQLTARHLVRRMSATEVKLFSQMHVFLKPGELLEGAVSGVFYERMWKAARADSFDALPGEDAA, encoded by the coding sequence ATGAGTTTATCCCTGCTGAGTCGTTATGCATTTTTCGTTTGTTGCGTACTGTTTACCCTGGCCACGCTCCCTTTCATAAACCAGCATGAGTGGCTTTGGCCGTTCACTCTGGTGGTTGGGTTTTTAAGCCTTCTGGGGGTTTTTGACCTGCTGCAGTCGCGCCACGCCGTGCGACGCAACTATCCGATTCTTGGCAACATCCGTTACCTCATTGAAGGAATCCGACCTGAGATTCGCCAATACCTGCTTGAAGCCGACGATGAAGCCACCCCGTTTTCTCGCGCGCAAAGAGCTCTGGTGTATGCTCGAGCGAAGAGCGAGGCATCGGACAAGCCCTTCGGTACGCTGATGAATGTCTACCAGACTGGCTATGAGTTCATCAGTCATTCCATGCGTCCAGCGCCCTTATCCGACCCGGAAAGCTTTCGCGTCGAGGTCGGGGGCCCGCAATGTACACAGCCCTATTCGGCGTCGGTCTTCAACGTGTCTGCCATGAGCTTCGGCTCACTTAGCGCAAACGCCATCCGTGCTCTCAACAAAGGGGCCAGGATGGGCAATTTTTCCCATGATACAGGGGAGGGGAGTATCAGCCCGTACCACCGCGAGCACGGCGGAGACCTGGTGTGGGAATTGGGGAGTGGATATTTCGGTTGCCGTACAAGTGATGGGCAGTTCGATGCGCAGAAGTTCGCCAAGCAGGCAAGTGACCCGCAGGTGAAGATGATCGAGATCAAGCTCAGTCAAGGTGCCAAGCCTGGACATGGGGGAATTCTGCCCAAGCACAAGGTCACTCAGGAAATCGCGACCACCCGTGGCGTTCCGATGGGCGAAGATTGCATTTCCCCGTCTCGGCACAGTTCGTTCAACACGCCCTTGGAACTGATGCAATTCATCGCTCAATTACGTGAGCTTTGTGGCGGCAAACCCGTGGGTTTCAAGCTGTGTCTGGGCCACCCCTGGGAATTCATGGGCATCGCCAAGGCAATGCTCGAGACAGGCATACTGCCTGACTTCATCGTCGTCGATGGGGCCGAGGGTGGAACTGGCGCCGCGCCGGTCGAGTTTACGGATCACCTCGGCGTGCCCATGAGAGAAGGGCTTTTGTTTGTTCACAACACCCTGGTAGGCATCAATCTGCGTGACAAGATCAAGATCGGGGCCAGTGGCAAGATCATCAGTGCATTCGATATTGCGAGTGTTCTTGCAATTGGTGCTGACTGGACGAATGCGGCGCGCGGTTTCATGTTCGCCATTGGATGCATTCAGTCCCAATCGTGCCATACGAACAAATGTCCCACCGGCGTTGCGACACAGGACCCTCTGCGTCAGAGAGCGCTGGTCGTCGAGGATAAGGCGACGCGGGTTTACAACTTCCACAGAAGTACTTTGAAGGCGTTGGCAGAGATGTTGGCGGCTGCCGGTCTGAGTCATCCGTCTCAGTTGACGGCTCGTCACTTGGTTCGTCGAATGTCGGCCACTGAAGTGAAGCTGTTTTCCCAGATGCATGTCTTCCTCAAGCCTGGTGAGCTGCTGGAGGGGGCCGTCAGTGGGGTGTTTTATGAGCGCATGTGGAAGGCTGCGCGGGCGGATAGCTTCGACGCATTACCGGGAGAGGATGCTGCTTGA